In the genome of Dermatobacter hominis, the window GCACGGACGGCGATCTGCACTGGTCCAAGTGCACCGGCAAGCTCACGGCCATGGCGGGGCTCGACTGCGCCACGCTCGACGTGCCGCTCGACCCGGCGGAGCCCGACGGCGACCGGGTCGGCATCGCCCTGGCCCGCAAGGCGGCGACCGGTCCGGCCGACGAGCGCATCGGGTCGCTCGTCATCAACCCCGGCGGCCCCGGCGGCTCCGGGCTCGAGTTCCTCGCCAACGCCGCCAGCTCCTTCCCGTCGTCGCTGACCGACCGCTTCGACCTCGTGTCGTTCGATCCGCGCGGCGTGGGCGAGAGCGACCCGGTCCGCTGCCTCGACGACGACCAGAAGGACGCCCAGATGGAGGGCGACCTCACGCCCGACACGCCCGAGGAGCGGACCAGGATCGAGGAGGACCAGACCGCGCTGCGGGAGGGCTGCACCGAGCGCAACCCCGAGATGGTCACCCACATGAGCACGGCCGACGTCGCCGCCGACCTCGACCGGATCCGGACGGCGCTCGGCGACGAGCAGCTCAACTTCCTCGGCTACTCCTACGGGACCTCGATCGGCGCGACCTACGCCGCCATGTTCCCGACCCACATCCGGGCGATGGTGCTCGACGGATCGATCAGTCCGTCGGCGTCGGCCGCGGACCAGGCAATGGTCCAGGCCACGGGCTTCGAGCGCACGCTCGCGAACTTCATCGCCGCCTGCGACGCCGACCAGACGTGCGCGCTGGCCCCCGACGCCGCCGCGGCGATCGCCGCCACCCGGGCGGAGCTCGAGTCGAAGCCGGTCACGGTCGAGGACAGCTCCGGCTCCCGGACGCTCAACCGGGACCTGTTCGACTACGGCCTGGCCACCGCGCTCTACGACACCTCGACGTGGGGCCCGACCGCGCAGGCCATCGCCGACATCCGCGAGGGCGGGGCCGCCACCTTCCTCGCGCTGGTCGACCGCCAGACCGGCCGCCAGGCCGACGGCAGCTACGACAACTCGAGCGACGCCCAGGTGATGGTCAACTGCGCGGACCAGGAGGACCGCCCGACCGCGGAGCAGGCCGCGCAGGACGAGGCCCGCATCGCGCAGGCCGCACCCACCTTCGGCGCGCTGATCGGCGCGGGGCTGACCGGGTGCGACGACTGGCCCGAGCCGGCCCAGCCCACCCCCGCCCCCAAGGCCGACGGCGCCCCGTCGATCCTGGTCATCGGCACGGTCGGCGACCCGGCCACCCCGTACGAGTGGGCGCAGGAGATGACCCAGGCGCTGTCCGGCAGCGTGCTGCTCACCTACGAGGGCGACGGCCACACCGCCTTCCTCCGCGGCGGCCAGTGCATCGAGGACGCCGTCGTCGGCTACTTCGTCGACCTGGAGGTGCCGTCCGCGGGCACCCGTTGCCCGGCCCAGAGCTCGAGCGACGAGTTCGGCGGCGTGCGCGACGAGCTGATCGAGCAGCTCGCCGACTCCGGCCTGCCCCAGGAGCTGGCCACCTGCGTCGTGGACGGGATGATCGAGCGCGTCGGCGAGGCCGAGTTCAACGACATGGTGCTCAAGAACGAGCAGGAGGAGATCACCAAGCTCGCCCAGGCGACGGCGCTCGAGTGCGCCACGTCGGGCGGCGGGTGACGCCGGCCCCTGCCCCGCCCGCCGGACCGTAGGGTGCTGGCATGGCGATCGAACTGGTCCAGACCGACGGCATCTTCGCCCTCGACGGCGGCGAGTGGGAGGTCACCAACAACATCTGGCTGGTCGGCGACGACCGCGAGGTGCTGGTCGTCGACGCCGCTCACGACGCCGTGGCGATCGCCGGCGCGATCAACGGCCGGCGGGTCACGGCCATCGCGCTGACCCACGGCCACAACGACCACATCAACGCCGCCGTCGCGCTCCAGGACCTGGTCGACGCACCGATCCTCCTCCACCCCGCGGATCGAATGCTGTGGGACGTCGTGTACCCCGACCGTGCGCCCGACCGCGACCTGGAGGCCGGCGCGTCGCTGGACGCCGGGGGCACCCGGCTGGGCGTCCTGAGCACCCCGGGCCACTCGCCGGGCTGCTGCTGCTTCCACGACGCCGAGGCCGACCACCTGTTCTCGGGCGACACCCTGTTCTGCGGCGGACCGGGCGCGACGGGGCGCAGCTTCTCGGACTTCCCGACGATCGTCCGCTCGATCCGCGAGCAGCTGCTCTCGCTGCCGCCCGAGACCGTCGTCCACACCGGCCACGGCGACTCGACCACGATCGGGGCCGAGGCGCCCGACGTCGAGGAGTGGCTGCGCCGCGGCCACTGAGCTCCGTCCGTCCGACCACGCGCACCGATCGCCGTCCGGCGTCGGGCGCAGGGCGTCGGGCGTTCAGCTGACGAGGCTGGCGATGCCCCACACGGCGGCGACCGCACCCAGCACGATCATCGTGACGGCGCGCCCGACGGGCGGCGGTCCCCCGTCGGCCGGCGGCCGCACGAGGGCGAGCAGGTTGCCGACGACCATGGCGGCGCCGAGCGCGAGCACGATCCACGGGAAGAAGTCGTCGCCGAGGAACAGCGTCCCGCCGCCGTCGTCCTGGGCCAGCACGCCGACGACCCCGCCGAGGGACGTCCCGAGCAGCGTCGCGATCATGACGGTTGCCTCATGCCTGGCGCCCCATGGAACAGCGCGGAGACCTCTCAGAAAATAACGGGATTATCCCGGGAAATCTGTTCAAGCCCGGGCCGGACGCGCCGATACTAATGACGTCGGTGGACATCGCCCCCACCGGCACAACCCCACAGCCGGGGCAATGGAGCGGGGGACACCAATCTCCCTCCAAACGCATCGCCACCAGCACCCTCCCAGGTGCTGGCGCCTTGTGACCCTCGCTCCGCCCCGCTGTGTGGGGGTCGTCGACCGCCTCCGCAGGACCGACCCCACCCGCCACCCGGAGCGGTCCGACGTCGCGCCCGCCCCCGGTCGTTCCCGGAGGTCGCGGCACCCCGTCCGGGCCTCCGCGATCTGACGGCCCCTCAGGGATCTGGCGGACCGGTCGCCGGTGCGCCGACAATGGTGCATGGCATCTCTCCCTCAGCGGGACCGTCCGTGGCTGATGCGGACCTACTCGGGCCACTCGACCGCCAAGGCGTCCAACGAGCTGTACCGGACCAACCTGGCCAAGGGCCAGACCGGGCTCTCCATCGCCTTCGACCTCCCGACGCAGACGGGCTACGACCCGGACCACGTGCTGGCGCGGGGCGAGGTCGGCAAGGTCGGCGTCCCGGTCGCGCACCTCGGCCACATGCGGACGCTCCTCGACGGCATCCCCCCGGGCGAGATGAACACGTCGATGACGATCAACGCCACGGCCGCGTGGCTGCTCGGCCTCTACGTCGCCAACGCCGCCGAGCAGGGCGTCGACAGCACGGCGCTGCGGGGCACGACGCAGAACGACATCGTCAAGGAGTACCTGTCGCGGGGCACGTACATCTTCCCGCCGCACCAGAGCCGTCGGCTGATCGTCGACATGTTCGCCTTCTGCAACGAGCACGTCCCCAAGTGGAACCCGATGAACGTGTGCTCGTACCACCTGCAGGAGGCCGGTGCGACGCCGGTGCAGGAGATCGCCTACTCGCTCGCCTGCGCGATCGGCGTGCTGGACGCCGTGCAGGAGTCCGGCCAGGTGCCGGCCGAGCGCATGTCCGACGTCGTCGCGTCGGTGAGCTTCTTCGTGAACGCGGGCATCCGCTTCGTCGAGGAGATCGCCAAGATGCGGACCTTCACGAAGATGTGGGACCGCCTGACCGCCGAGCGCTACGGCGTCACCGACCCGAAGGCCCGGCGCTTCCGCTACGGCGTGCAGGTCAACTCGCTCGGGCTGACCGAGGCGCAGCCGGAGAACAACGTGCAGCGCATCGTGCTCGAGGCGCTCGGCGTGACCATGTCGCGCGACGCCCGCGCCCGGTCGCTGCAGCTGCCCGCGTGGAACGAGGCGCTCGGCCTGCCGCGCCCGTGGGACCAGCAGTGGTCGCTGCGCATCCAGCAGGTGCTGGCGCTCGAGACCGATCTGCTCGAGTACCCCGACCTGTTCGAGGGCAGCCACGTGATGGAGGCCCTGACGTCGGACCTCGAGGACGCCGCGCAGGCCGAGCTCGACGACGTGCTCGCGCTGGGCGGCGCGTTCGAGGCCATCGACGAGCTGAAGGGCCGGCTCGTCCGCTCCCACACGGAGCGGATGCGACGCATCGAGTCGGGCGACCTGACGGTCATCGGCGTGAACGCCTTCACCGAGACCGCCGAGTCGCCCCTCGCCGGCGACGACAGCATCCTGAAGGTCGACCCCGCGGTCCAGGACGAGATGATCAACGACGTCCAGGCGTGGCGGGCCGCCCGGGACCAGGCCGAGGTCGACCGGGCGCTGGCCGAGCTGGAGCGCGTCGCCCGCACCGACGAGAACATCATGCCGGCGACGATCGACCTGGCCCGCGCCGGCGGCACCACCGGCGAGTGGGCCGACCGCCTGCGCGAGGTGTTCGGCGAGTACCGCGCCCCGACGGGCGTCGCCGCCGCCGCCGGCGTGGCGGGCGGCAACGACGGGCTGCGCGCCCTGTCGGAGCGGCTGCGCGCCCTCGACGGCGGGCCGCCCCGGTTCCTCGTCGCCAAGCCGGGCCTCGACGGCCACTCGAACGGTGCCGAGCAGATCGCCGTGGCGGCGCGCGACGCCGGCATGGAGGTCATCTACCAGGGCATCCGGCTGACGCCCGCGCAGATCGCCGCCGCGGCGCGCGACGAGGACGTCGACGTCGTCGGGCTGTCGATCCTGTCGGGCTCGCACCTCGAGCTGGTGCCAGAGGTCGTCCGGCTGCTCCGCGAGGCCCGTGTCACCGCGCCGGTGGTGGCGGGTGGCATCATCCCCGAGGACGACCGCCCGAAGCTCCTCGAGGACGGCGTGGCCGCCGTGTTCACGCCGAAGGACTTCGAGCTCACCAGGATCATCACCGAGATCGCCGATCTGGCCGTCGCCGCCCGGGACTGAGGTCCCGGGGCCCGGGGCGGGCGGGGAACTGACCAAGAGGCAGTGACGAATGCTCACGTCCCGTGACCCCCGAGCCGATGGGAGAGCCATGGTCGACGCTCGTGTCATCGCGCTCGTGCTCGGCGTCGTCGGCCTGGCCTTCGGCGTCGCAGCCCTGGCCGCCGGCGTGCCCGCGCTGGGCGCCGTCGCCGGCCTCGCCGCGATCGCCGCCGGCGGCACCGCCCTCGCCGCGTCGCCCCAGCGGGCCACGGCCGCCGAACCCGCGGCTCCCGACGACCGCGACCAGACGATCGACCGCACGCGCCGCGAGCTGGCCGATGCCCGCGGCGAGGTCGAGGCGCTCCGCCAGGAGCTCGCCGCCGCCCGCTCCGGGGCGGAGGACGCACCCGAGCCGCCGCCCGAGCTCGCCGGCTCCGACACCTCGGCGCTGACCGACCCCGAGTCGCAGCTGTTCTCCGAGGCCTACTTCCGCGTCGCCCTGCAGTCCCGGCTGGCCTCGGCCCGCCGCCACCTGCGGCCCGTGTCCGTCTGCCTCATGCAGGTCGCGCAGGGCCAGGTCGAGGACGCCTCCTCGTCGGCGCCGCCGGCCCGGGTCGCCGACGCGATCCGCGAGACGCTCCGAGAGGCCGACATCGCCTGCCGCCTCGACGACGGCACCTTCGCCGCCATCCTCGAGGACACCCCCGAGAACGGCGCGGTGTGGACCGTCGAGCGCACCCGGCGCAACCTGGTCAGCCGCTCGGGTCCCCACACGATGTGGGCCGGCGTCGCCTGCTACCCCGCCCACGCGTTCAGCGGCGACGAGCTGCTCGAGCAGGCCCGGGCGGCGCTGGTCGCCGCGCAGGAGTGGAACCAGGACCGCATCGAGGTCGCCGCCGTCGAGGGCTGATCGCGGTCAGTCGGCGGCGTCGAGCTCGCGGCGGATCTCGTCGCCGTCCTCGTCGAGCCCCCGCCCGACCCAGCGGACCGCACCCGGCGTCGCGCTGAGCCGGGCCACCACGTCCTGCATCGGGAAGCCGTCGATCTCGACGATCGCCCCTCGGGCCCGGAAGTGCGGGTCCTCGGCGATGTCGGCCATGTCGTACACGGGCGCGACCGCGGCGTGCGCGGCCTCGAACTCGTCGAGCACCTGCGGCGTCGTGCGCTCGGCCATCCACTCCGCCATGCGGGCGTCGATCTCGTCGCGGTGCGCGACGCGCCCGGCGAAGTCGGCGAAGCGCGGGTCGCCCCCGAGGCCGATGAGCTCGATGACGCGGCCTGCGACCGACTCCGCGCTGGTGGACACGGCCACCCACCGTCCGTCGCCGGTCCGGTAGGTGTTGCGGGGCACGGTGTACGGGATGCCGGCACCCAGGCGCTCCTGCACCTGGCCGAGCACGCCGTAGAGCGGGACGAGCGGGCCCATCAGCTGCAGCATCGACTCGATCAGGTTCACGTCGACCACCTGACCGACGCCCGAGTGCAGGGCGACCATCGTGGCGAACGCGGCGACCAGCGCCGCCACCTCGTCGGTGAGCGCGATCGGGGGCAGGAGCGGCTGGCCGTCCGGCTCGCCGTTGATGGCGGCGAAGCCCGACAGGGC includes:
- a CDS encoding alpha/beta hydrolase; translation: MTRTRLPALLVACAVLFTACSDGGSPSAEKESDPRPTGGAPAAGGTDGDLHWSKCTGKLTAMAGLDCATLDVPLDPAEPDGDRVGIALARKAATGPADERIGSLVINPGGPGGSGLEFLANAASSFPSSLTDRFDLVSFDPRGVGESDPVRCLDDDQKDAQMEGDLTPDTPEERTRIEEDQTALREGCTERNPEMVTHMSTADVAADLDRIRTALGDEQLNFLGYSYGTSIGATYAAMFPTHIRAMVLDGSISPSASAADQAMVQATGFERTLANFIAACDADQTCALAPDAAAAIAATRAELESKPVTVEDSSGSRTLNRDLFDYGLATALYDTSTWGPTAQAIADIREGGAATFLALVDRQTGRQADGSYDNSSDAQVMVNCADQEDRPTAEQAAQDEARIAQAAPTFGALIGAGLTGCDDWPEPAQPTPAPKADGAPSILVIGTVGDPATPYEWAQEMTQALSGSVLLTYEGDGHTAFLRGGQCIEDAVVGYFVDLEVPSAGTRCPAQSSSDEFGGVRDELIEQLADSGLPQELATCVVDGMIERVGEAEFNDMVLKNEQEEITKLAQATALECATSGGG
- a CDS encoding MBL fold metallo-hydrolase: MAIELVQTDGIFALDGGEWEVTNNIWLVGDDREVLVVDAAHDAVAIAGAINGRRVTAIALTHGHNDHINAAVALQDLVDAPILLHPADRMLWDVVYPDRAPDRDLEAGASLDAGGTRLGVLSTPGHSPGCCCFHDAEADHLFSGDTLFCGGPGATGRSFSDFPTIVRSIREQLLSLPPETVVHTGHGDSTTIGAEAPDVEEWLRRGH
- a CDS encoding protein meaA produces the protein MASLPQRDRPWLMRTYSGHSTAKASNELYRTNLAKGQTGLSIAFDLPTQTGYDPDHVLARGEVGKVGVPVAHLGHMRTLLDGIPPGEMNTSMTINATAAWLLGLYVANAAEQGVDSTALRGTTQNDIVKEYLSRGTYIFPPHQSRRLIVDMFAFCNEHVPKWNPMNVCSYHLQEAGATPVQEIAYSLACAIGVLDAVQESGQVPAERMSDVVASVSFFVNAGIRFVEEIAKMRTFTKMWDRLTAERYGVTDPKARRFRYGVQVNSLGLTEAQPENNVQRIVLEALGVTMSRDARARSLQLPAWNEALGLPRPWDQQWSLRIQQVLALETDLLEYPDLFEGSHVMEALTSDLEDAAQAELDDVLALGGAFEAIDELKGRLVRSHTERMRRIESGDLTVIGVNAFTETAESPLAGDDSILKVDPAVQDEMINDVQAWRAARDQAEVDRALAELERVARTDENIMPATIDLARAGGTTGEWADRLREVFGEYRAPTGVAAAAGVAGGNDGLRALSERLRALDGGPPRFLVAKPGLDGHSNGAEQIAVAARDAGMEVIYQGIRLTPAQIAAAARDEDVDVVGLSILSGSHLELVPEVVRLLREARVTAPVVAGGIIPEDDRPKLLEDGVAAVFTPKDFELTRIITEIADLAVAARD
- a CDS encoding GGDEF domain-containing protein, producing the protein MVDARVIALVLGVVGLAFGVAALAAGVPALGAVAGLAAIAAGGTALAASPQRATAAEPAAPDDRDQTIDRTRRELADARGEVEALRQELAAARSGAEDAPEPPPELAGSDTSALTDPESQLFSEAYFRVALQSRLASARRHLRPVSVCLMQVAQGQVEDASSSAPPARVADAIRETLREADIACRLDDGTFAAILEDTPENGAVWTVERTRRNLVSRSGPHTMWAGVACYPAHAFSGDELLEQARAALVAAQEWNQDRIEVAAVEG
- a CDS encoding CaiB/BaiF CoA transferase family protein; its protein translation is MTTDGATGGAVDGAARGPLADLRVVDLATVIAGPGCARYLADYGADVIKVERPPGGDSVRSMGWTDPADGRSMWWKVVGRNKRTIALDLKDPDDLEVMRRLLDSADVLVENFRPGTLERLGLAPEVLHRTNPSLVVTRVTGFGQTGPYKDRPGFATQAEALSGFAAINGEPDGQPLLPPIALTDEVAALVAAFATMVALHSGVGQVVDVNLIESMLQLMGPLVPLYGVLGQVQERLGAGIPYTVPRNTYRTGDGRWVAVSTSAESVAGRVIELIGLGGDPRFADFAGRVAHRDEIDARMAEWMAERTTPQVLDEFEAAHAAVAPVYDMADIAEDPHFRARGAIVEIDGFPMQDVVARLSATPGAVRWVGRGLDEDGDEIRRELDAAD